The Vicia villosa cultivar HV-30 ecotype Madison, WI linkage group LG1, Vvil1.0, whole genome shotgun sequence genome includes a region encoding these proteins:
- the LOC131615364 gene encoding NRR repressor homolog 3-like, with product MEISGSSKKRKIICSEEDEEKQREEEAKMETFFALVRSMRETRERWKNKVSEDVKEKNRVAVWKPTFQLEDFAEEGAADHSDRCRNKDPRVGILEGLSTKSDNKEDDAEKGIDLKLSL from the coding sequence ATGGAGATCAGTGGTAGTAGCAAGAAGAGGAAGATAATTTGcagtgaagaggatgaagaaaaacaaagagaagaggaAGCGAAAATGGAGACTTTCTTTGCTCTAGTTAGAAGCATGCGTGAGACACGTGAGCGTTGGAAGAATAAAGTGAGTGAAGATGTAAAGGAGAAAAATAGAGTTGCTGTTTGGAAACCTACGTTTCAACTTGAAGATTTTGCGGAAGAGGGTGCTGCTGATCACAGTGATCGGTGCCGAAACAAAGACCCTAGGGTTGGCATATTAGAAGGATTGTCAACCAAGAGTGATAATAAGGAAGATGATGCAGAAAAGGGTATTGACTTGAAGCTTTCACTTTGA